One window from the genome of Pedococcus badiiscoriae encodes:
- a CDS encoding OsmC family protein: protein MATTRTASAHWEGSLMEGSGQVELQSSGIGTYAVSWPSRAEEANGKTSPEELIAAAHSTCYSMALSNVLAKAGNPPTSLDTTATVTFQPGTGITGSALSVVGTVPGITAEQFEEAAQDAKVKCPVSQALSVPITLETSFKG from the coding sequence ATGGCCACCACCCGCACCGCATCCGCCCACTGGGAGGGCTCGCTCATGGAGGGCTCGGGCCAGGTCGAGCTCCAGTCGTCCGGGATCGGGACGTATGCCGTGTCGTGGCCCTCGCGCGCCGAGGAGGCCAACGGCAAGACCAGCCCCGAGGAGCTCATCGCCGCCGCGCACTCGACCTGCTACTCGATGGCCCTGTCCAACGTGCTCGCCAAGGCGGGCAACCCGCCGACCTCGTTGGACACCACCGCCACGGTGACGTTCCAGCCGGGCACCGGCATCACGGGGAGCGCGCTCTCCGTCGTCGGCACCGTGCCGGGCATCACCGCGGAGCAGTTCGAGGAGGCCGCGCAGGACGCCAAGGTCAAGTGCCCGGTGAGCCAGGCACTCAGCGTCCCGATCACGCTCGAGACGAGCTTCAAGGGCTGA
- a CDS encoding ribonucleoside-diphosphate reductase subunit alpha: MTDTSPETTEVVATTTSRRTTMAVRKRNGDAEPVDVMKIVRAVERWCDDLTEVDPLAIATRTISGLYDGATTAELDRLSIQTAAEMTGAEPEYSRLAARLLSNYIDKEVRGQQIASFSQAIRLGHLEGLIGDATAAFVEANARKLDHAVDVSHDRRFEYFGLRTVYDRYLLRHPETRMVIETPQYFLLRVACGLSHTPQEAIAFYQLMASLAYLPSSPTLFNSGTRHTQMSSCYLVDSPQDQLESIYDRYTQVAKLSKFAGGIGISWSRVRSRGALIRGTNGHSNGIVPWLRTLDSSVSAVNQGGRRKGAACVYLEPWHPDIEEFLELRDNTGEDARRTHNLNLANWVPDEFMRRVEADEQWSLIDPNEVPELPDLWGPAFEQAYAAAERDGRVVRQVSARDLYGKMMRTLAQTGNGWMTFKDASNRTCNQTSDEQEPGAPVVHLSNLCTEIIEVSSNDETAVCNLGSVNLAQHLTLARDGVDWDKLRATVRTAVTYLDRVIDINYYPSAESAASNPRWRPVGLGVMGLQDVMFALRLPFDSAQAQELSTRIAEEVYLSALEQSAQLAAEHGPHPAYEQTRAARGDLQPDLWGVTPTQAGRWEAVRNAIKANGLRNSLLIAVAPTATIASIAGAYECIEPQVSNLFKRETLSGEFLQVNTALVRELKARGLWTPEVREAIKRSDGSVQGIASIPEDVRVLFRTAWELPQKSLIDLAAARQPYIDQSQSLNLFLASPTIGKLSSMYLYAWKAGLKTTYYLRSRPATRIQQATTSVAAPIPTVIDEPVSDQDAIACSLENPESCEACQ; this comes from the coding sequence GTGACCGACACCAGCCCCGAAACCACCGAGGTCGTGGCGACAACGACCTCCCGGCGCACGACGATGGCCGTGCGCAAACGCAACGGCGACGCCGAACCCGTCGACGTGATGAAGATCGTCCGGGCCGTCGAGCGGTGGTGCGACGACCTGACCGAGGTCGACCCCTTGGCCATCGCCACGCGCACCATCAGCGGTCTCTACGACGGTGCCACCACGGCCGAGCTCGACCGGCTGTCGATCCAGACTGCGGCCGAGATGACCGGCGCGGAGCCGGAGTACTCCCGGCTCGCCGCCCGGTTGCTGTCGAACTACATCGACAAGGAGGTCCGGGGCCAGCAGATCGCCTCGTTCAGCCAGGCGATCCGGCTCGGGCACCTCGAAGGCCTGATCGGCGACGCGACCGCAGCCTTCGTCGAGGCGAACGCCCGCAAGCTCGACCACGCCGTCGACGTCTCCCACGACCGCCGGTTCGAGTACTTCGGGCTGCGCACCGTCTACGACCGGTACCTGCTTCGGCACCCGGAGACCCGGATGGTCATCGAGACGCCGCAGTACTTCCTGCTCCGCGTTGCCTGCGGCCTGTCGCACACCCCGCAGGAGGCGATCGCCTTCTACCAGCTGATGGCCTCGTTGGCCTACCTGCCGAGCTCGCCGACCTTGTTCAACTCCGGGACGAGGCACACCCAGATGTCGTCGTGCTACCTCGTCGACTCACCCCAGGACCAGCTCGAGTCGATCTACGACCGCTACACCCAGGTCGCCAAGCTGTCGAAGTTCGCTGGGGGCATTGGGATCTCGTGGTCCCGAGTGCGTTCCCGCGGTGCGCTGATCCGGGGCACCAACGGCCATTCGAACGGCATCGTCCCGTGGCTGCGCACCCTCGACTCATCGGTGTCCGCCGTCAACCAGGGCGGCCGGCGCAAGGGTGCCGCGTGCGTCTACCTCGAGCCGTGGCACCCCGACATCGAGGAGTTCCTCGAGCTGCGCGACAACACCGGCGAGGACGCCCGGCGGACCCACAACCTCAACCTCGCCAACTGGGTCCCGGACGAGTTCATGCGTCGCGTCGAGGCCGACGAGCAGTGGAGCCTGATCGACCCGAACGAGGTGCCCGAGCTCCCCGACCTCTGGGGCCCCGCCTTCGAGCAGGCGTATGCCGCCGCGGAGCGTGACGGTCGCGTCGTCCGTCAGGTCAGCGCCCGCGACCTCTACGGCAAGATGATGCGCACCCTGGCGCAGACCGGGAACGGCTGGATGACGTTCAAGGACGCCAGCAACCGCACCTGCAACCAGACCAGCGACGAGCAGGAGCCGGGTGCGCCGGTCGTGCACCTGTCCAACTTGTGCACCGAGATCATCGAGGTCTCGAGCAACGACGAGACGGCCGTGTGCAACCTCGGCTCGGTCAACCTGGCCCAGCACCTGACCCTCGCTCGTGACGGCGTGGACTGGGACAAGCTCCGGGCGACCGTGCGGACGGCCGTGACCTACCTCGACCGGGTCATCGACATCAACTACTACCCGTCGGCCGAGTCCGCTGCGTCCAACCCCAGGTGGCGACCGGTCGGCCTCGGCGTCATGGGCCTGCAGGACGTGATGTTCGCCCTGCGGCTGCCGTTCGACTCTGCGCAGGCCCAGGAGCTGTCCACCCGGATCGCCGAGGAGGTCTACCTCTCGGCCCTGGAGCAGTCCGCCCAGCTGGCCGCCGAGCACGGGCCGCACCCGGCATACGAGCAGACGCGCGCAGCGCGGGGTGACCTGCAACCAGACCTGTGGGGCGTCACGCCGACCCAGGCGGGTCGCTGGGAGGCGGTGCGGAACGCCATCAAGGCGAATGGACTTCGCAACTCGCTGCTCATCGCGGTCGCACCCACGGCGACCATCGCCTCGATCGCCGGCGCGTACGAGTGCATCGAGCCGCAGGTGTCCAACCTGTTCAAGCGCGAGACGCTGTCGGGGGAGTTCCTCCAGGTCAACACCGCCCTCGTCCGAGAGCTCAAGGCGCGCGGGCTGTGGACCCCCGAGGTCCGGGAGGCGATCAAGCGCAGCGACGGTTCGGTGCAGGGCATCGCGAGCATCCCGGAGGACGTGCGGGTCCTCTTCCGCACCGCCTGGGAGCTGCCGCAGAAGTCCCTCATCGACCTCGCGGCGGCACGGCAGCCCTACATCGACCAGAGCCAGTCGCTCAACCTGTTCCTCGCGTCGCCGACCATCGGGAAGCTCAGCTCGATGTACCTCTACGCGTGGAAAGCCGGACTGAAGACCACGTACTACCTGCGGTCCCGCCCGGCGACCCGCATCCAGCAGGCGACCACCTCCGTCGCCGCGCCCATCCCGACCGTCATCGACGAGCCCGTGTCCGACCAAGACGCCATCGCGTGCTCCCTCGAGAACCCCGAGAGCTGCGAGGCCTGCCAGTGA
- a CDS encoding HNH endonuclease, translating to MSISPVAVQRDGVQRDLWARTAAVAGRLNRAHAELVDLAAELMDGDHWGDGGFRSPEHYFVVRAGLSPAHSRDVVAVARRRAELPSVARSVAAGALSLDQAAVVAHHVPASHQRSVGELALHMTVPQLRHAVAKHAFAVRGEDDGSERSGESERRACAKPELSMHYDRDGRFQLRYSAPAPIGALVEQALKEAKDALFIAQSGETASPTYGDALEEIAHRALSSVTSTSRSSHYRVYLHLSTDGAWVTHGGAIPQRLLGRFLSDGVVQPVWETDGRPVSVGRAMRILPSRSRRLIEDRDRGCRFPGCTATRFVEIHHLRAWAAGGATDDDNQVSLCPFHHDAIDRGDFTISGDPTRPDGLVVTNRYGFPVRTPSPAELAPSPDAGPPGDAAAYQPPTGERARWADIEIPPDRDLWPRTHLHAVPAD from the coding sequence ATGTCGATCAGTCCGGTGGCCGTGCAGCGTGACGGGGTCCAGCGCGACCTCTGGGCGCGTACCGCGGCGGTGGCCGGCAGGCTGAACCGGGCGCACGCGGAGCTCGTCGACCTCGCCGCCGAGCTCATGGATGGCGACCACTGGGGCGACGGTGGGTTCCGGTCCCCCGAGCACTACTTCGTCGTCCGGGCGGGGTTGTCACCGGCACACTCCCGAGACGTCGTCGCTGTCGCACGGCGGCGAGCCGAGCTCCCATCGGTGGCCCGCTCCGTCGCTGCGGGCGCGCTGTCGCTGGACCAGGCCGCCGTCGTCGCCCACCACGTCCCTGCGTCGCACCAGCGCTCGGTCGGCGAGCTCGCGCTGCACATGACGGTGCCACAGCTGCGGCACGCCGTGGCCAAGCACGCGTTCGCGGTCCGCGGCGAGGACGACGGCTCGGAGCGCTCGGGCGAGTCGGAGCGCCGCGCCTGCGCCAAGCCCGAGCTGTCCATGCACTACGACCGCGACGGCCGGTTCCAGCTGCGCTACAGCGCACCGGCCCCGATCGGAGCGCTCGTCGAGCAGGCCCTCAAGGAGGCCAAGGACGCGCTCTTCATCGCGCAGTCCGGTGAGACAGCCTCGCCCACCTACGGCGACGCCCTCGAGGAGATCGCACACCGGGCGTTGTCCAGCGTGACGTCGACCAGTCGCTCCAGCCACTACCGGGTCTACCTGCACCTGTCGACCGACGGGGCGTGGGTCACCCACGGCGGAGCGATTCCGCAGCGACTGCTCGGGCGATTCCTCTCCGACGGCGTGGTCCAGCCGGTCTGGGAGACCGACGGCCGCCCGGTCAGCGTCGGCCGAGCCATGCGGATCCTGCCGTCTCGGTCCCGCAGGCTCATCGAGGACCGAGACCGCGGCTGTCGCTTCCCCGGATGCACGGCCACCCGGTTCGTGGAGATCCACCACCTCCGGGCGTGGGCGGCCGGCGGCGCGACCGACGACGACAACCAGGTCAGCCTGTGTCCGTTCCACCACGACGCCATCGACCGCGGCGACTTCACGATCAGCGGCGACCCCACCCGACCCGACGGCCTCGTCGTGACCAACCGCTACGGCTTCCCCGTGCGGACACCGTCCCCCGCCGAGCTGGCCCCATCACCGGATGCTGGGCCGCCAGGTGACGCGGCGGCATACCAACCACCCACCGGTGAGCGCGCTCGCTGGGCCGACATCGAGATCCCACCCGATCGCGACCTGTGGCCGCGCACCCATCTGCACGCTGTCCCCGCGGACTAG
- a CDS encoding DUF4185 domain-containing protein — MRRATPFVAGAVLVVLALVGCTAPRGEAGAAAAGATAYPRLTPACPQAPPHRTPVTVTVAQLNRIVAGLDLPLWQAGDIGASARLPDGRIVWVFGDTVRREGISPRIVANSMLVTSGLCTAQVEMAARGPVIPDRADGIVHWPMSVVSVSRADGSFLVVVTARIRRGSAKPFDFTYLGSSATVFGVPAGGAPYLLHQLDITPDDPAPDQVNWGSAMTVSGDWLYVYGTRLPARGSFGRALYAARAPVSNARDRSTWQFWDGGGWVSEPNLAAVILPAQGGVSQTLSVDAVDGHFDIVSKRDGDLGDTVYAWSSDSPVGPWTPRRGTRAQFQSPSGQLTYAPLAHPGIALSDGKLLISISRNTTDFGRLLKDPALGRPVFAEIDRP, encoded by the coding sequence ATGCGGCGCGCCACCCCCTTCGTGGCAGGCGCGGTGCTTGTCGTGCTGGCCCTGGTGGGGTGCACCGCCCCTCGCGGCGAGGCGGGCGCCGCGGCCGCAGGCGCCACGGCATACCCGCGGCTGACACCTGCCTGCCCGCAGGCGCCGCCCCACCGCACGCCGGTCACGGTGACCGTGGCACAGCTGAACCGGATCGTCGCCGGCCTCGACCTGCCCCTGTGGCAGGCCGGTGACATCGGCGCCAGCGCCCGGCTGCCCGACGGCCGGATCGTCTGGGTCTTCGGCGACACGGTGCGCCGCGAAGGCATCTCCCCGCGCATCGTGGCTAACTCCATGCTCGTCACCAGCGGCCTGTGCACCGCCCAGGTCGAGATGGCCGCGCGCGGGCCGGTGATCCCGGACCGCGCCGACGGGATCGTCCACTGGCCCATGTCGGTCGTCTCCGTGTCGCGCGCGGACGGCAGCTTCCTCGTCGTGGTCACCGCCCGGATCCGGCGCGGTTCGGCGAAGCCCTTCGACTTCACCTACTTGGGCAGCAGCGCAACGGTCTTCGGGGTGCCGGCAGGTGGCGCCCCGTACCTGCTGCACCAGCTCGACATCACCCCCGACGACCCGGCGCCCGACCAGGTCAACTGGGGCTCGGCGATGACCGTGAGCGGCGACTGGCTCTACGTCTACGGCACCCGGCTGCCGGCTCGCGGCTCGTTCGGACGAGCCCTGTATGCCGCGCGGGCACCGGTGTCGAACGCGCGCGACCGCTCCACGTGGCAGTTCTGGGACGGCGGCGGGTGGGTGTCGGAACCGAACCTCGCTGCGGTGATCCTCCCCGCGCAGGGTGGGGTGTCGCAGACCCTGTCCGTCGATGCCGTCGACGGCCATTTCGACATCGTCTCCAAGCGCGACGGCGACCTGGGCGACACGGTCTACGCCTGGTCCTCCGACTCGCCCGTCGGTCCCTGGACCCCGCGCCGTGGGACGAGGGCGCAGTTCCAGAGCCCCTCGGGACAGCTCACGTACGCGCCACTGGCCCACCCGGGAATCGCCCTGTCCGACGGCAAGCTGCTCATCTCGATCTCACGCAACACCACCGACTTCGGCCGTCTGCTCAAGGATCCGGCTCTGGGCCGACCCGTCTTCGCGGAGATCGACCGTCCTTGA
- a CDS encoding chorismate-binding protein, whose translation MEAANGHARFGGRYATRPVEVRHDLASLDEGFWAVVADFEGSVTAVRFSHVDRDAAQRVPPVPAVPWRPLRGEWSTSLDQAAYLAGVGEVRDRIAAGTVYQVNLCRVLSHELPEEADLEGLAQLLARGNPAPHAGRIWVPSAGLDVVSASPEAFLLRDGDRLESRPIKGTATSLEAMLPKDYAENVMIVDLVRNDLSHVCREGTVQVDHLCRPEEHPGMVHLVSAVSGELRPGVRWPEVMAATFPPGSVSGAPKHTALQAISDLETVPRGPYCGAIGWIDADHGTAELAVGIRSFWAERDEGGRRRLRFGTGAGITWGSDPAGEWEETRVKAARLIGLASGRVEA comes from the coding sequence GTGGAGGCGGCGAACGGGCACGCACGGTTCGGCGGCCGGTACGCCACCCGCCCGGTGGAGGTGCGTCACGACCTGGCGTCCCTGGACGAGGGCTTCTGGGCCGTGGTGGCCGACTTCGAGGGGTCGGTCACTGCGGTGCGCTTCTCCCACGTGGACCGGGATGCAGCCCAGCGCGTGCCGCCCGTGCCCGCGGTGCCCTGGAGGCCACTACGCGGTGAGTGGTCCACGAGCCTGGACCAGGCGGCATACCTCGCTGGGGTGGGGGAGGTCCGCGACCGGATCGCGGCGGGCACGGTCTACCAGGTCAACCTCTGTCGGGTGCTGTCGCACGAGCTCCCCGAGGAGGCTGACCTCGAGGGGCTGGCGCAGCTCCTCGCGCGGGGGAACCCGGCACCGCACGCGGGGCGGATCTGGGTGCCGTCGGCGGGGCTCGACGTCGTGTCCGCGAGCCCCGAGGCGTTCCTGCTGCGCGACGGCGACCGGCTGGAGTCCCGACCGATCAAGGGCACCGCGACGAGCCTCGAGGCGATGCTGCCGAAGGACTACGCCGAGAACGTCATGATCGTCGACCTGGTGCGCAACGACCTCTCCCACGTCTGCAGGGAGGGCACGGTGCAGGTCGACCACCTCTGCCGCCCCGAGGAGCACCCGGGAATGGTCCACCTCGTGTCCGCGGTGTCGGGTGAGCTGCGCCCCGGGGTGCGCTGGCCCGAGGTGATGGCGGCGACGTTCCCCCCGGGCTCGGTGTCCGGGGCGCCGAAACACACCGCGCTGCAGGCCATCTCGGACCTGGAGACGGTGCCTCGGGGCCCGTACTGCGGCGCCATCGGCTGGATCGACGCAGACCACGGCACCGCGGAACTCGCCGTGGGCATCCGCTCGTTCTGGGCGGAACGGGACGAGGGCGGTCGTCGCCGGCTGCGGTTCGGCACCGGCGCCGGCATCACGTGGGGTTCGGATCCCGCGGGTGAGTGGGAGGAGACACGGGTGAAAGCAGCGCGACTCATCGGCCTGGCATCTGGGAGGGTGGAGGCATGA
- a CDS encoding TIGR02611 family protein: MTEEKTEQESDWAWRRRIRSNTHTHRIYRWVVGIIGVAVTIGGLILVPAPGPGWVIVFVGVAILASEFVWAQVLLAWGKARLGDWNDWLAPKALWFKGLVGLATLAVVLAVFYGTFLVSGVPGFIPDVAENRIRDLPGL, encoded by the coding sequence GTGACCGAGGAGAAGACCGAGCAGGAGTCCGACTGGGCCTGGCGGCGCCGGATCCGGTCCAACACGCACACCCACCGGATCTACAGGTGGGTCGTCGGGATCATCGGCGTGGCCGTCACGATCGGCGGCCTCATCCTCGTGCCCGCGCCCGGACCCGGCTGGGTCATCGTCTTCGTCGGTGTGGCGATCCTGGCGTCCGAGTTCGTGTGGGCCCAGGTCCTGCTGGCGTGGGGCAAGGCGCGCCTCGGGGACTGGAACGACTGGCTGGCCCCGAAGGCGCTGTGGTTCAAGGGCCTGGTCGGGCTCGCCACCCTCGCCGTCGTCCTGGCGGTCTTCTACGGGACGTTCCTGGTCTCCGGCGTCCCAGGGTTCATCCCCGACGTCGCGGAGAACCGGATCAGGGACCTGCCGGGGCTGTGA
- a CDS encoding FMN reductase: MTTTARRLVVVQAGLGQPSSTRLLAERLATATQDALLELGEESHVTFVDLREHAHDLANALLTGFATGGLRRALDAVREADAVIAVTPVFQASYSGLFKTFIDVLDDSALRGTPVLLGATAGTARHSLVLEHAMRPLFAYLKAVTVPTGVFAASEDWGNGAVDAGLSSRVTVAATELAELVAARAGRASSPSSASSASGAAGVDELADPVPFEELLAR, translated from the coding sequence ATGACGACCACCGCTCGTCGCCTCGTCGTGGTGCAGGCGGGCCTGGGGCAGCCCAGCAGTACGAGGCTGCTCGCCGAGCGGCTCGCGACGGCGACCCAGGACGCCCTGCTCGAGCTGGGCGAGGAGTCGCACGTGACCTTCGTCGACCTGCGGGAGCACGCCCACGACCTGGCCAACGCGCTGCTGACCGGCTTCGCGACCGGCGGGTTGCGTCGTGCCCTCGACGCCGTCCGTGAGGCAGACGCCGTCATCGCGGTGACGCCGGTGTTCCAGGCGTCCTACAGCGGACTGTTCAAGACGTTCATCGACGTCCTCGACGACTCAGCGCTGCGCGGCACTCCCGTGCTCCTGGGGGCGACCGCCGGCACGGCACGTCACTCCCTCGTCCTCGAGCACGCGATGCGTCCGCTGTTCGCCTACCTCAAGGCGGTCACCGTGCCGACCGGGGTCTTCGCCGCCTCAGAGGACTGGGGCAACGGCGCCGTGGATGCCGGCCTGTCGAGTCGGGTCACCGTCGCCGCGACCGAGCTTGCCGAGCTCGTCGCCGCCAGGGCAGGGCGGGCATCTTCGCCGTCCTCGGCCTCCTCGGCATCTGGGGCTGCCGGGGTCGACGAGCTCGCCGACCCGGTTCCCTTCGAGGAGCTCCTCGCCCGGTGA
- a CDS encoding LLM class flavin-dependent oxidoreductase, whose translation MQFGIFTVGDVTMDPTTGTTISEHERIKNTVELARHAEQVGLDVFATGEHHNPPFVPSSPTTTLGFIAAQTDRLLLSTSTTLITTNDPVKIAEDYATLQHLADGRVDLMMGRGNTGPVYPWFGKDIRDGIPLAIENYALLRRLWTEDVVTWEGKYRTPLQSFTATPRPLDGIPPFVWHGSIRSTEIAEQAAYYGDGFFHNNIFWPMSHTKQMVALYRRRFEHYGHGSADQAIVGLGGQVFMRANSQDAVREFRPYFDNAPVYGHGPSLEEFTRETPLTVGSPQQVIERYAAMADSVGDYQRQLFLLDHAGLPHRTVMEQVEILGTEVVPELRKIAAARKPAHVPDAPTHASRLAASKVEVTR comes from the coding sequence ATGCAGTTCGGAATCTTCACCGTCGGTGACGTGACCATGGACCCGACCACCGGCACGACCATCAGCGAGCACGAACGGATCAAGAACACCGTCGAGCTCGCGCGCCACGCCGAGCAGGTGGGGCTCGACGTGTTCGCCACCGGTGAGCACCACAACCCGCCGTTCGTGCCCTCCTCCCCCACCACCACGCTCGGCTTCATCGCGGCGCAGACCGACCGGCTCCTGCTGTCGACGTCGACGACGCTGATCACCACCAACGACCCGGTGAAGATCGCCGAGGACTACGCCACGTTGCAGCACCTCGCTGACGGCCGCGTCGACCTGATGATGGGCCGCGGCAACACCGGCCCGGTCTACCCGTGGTTCGGCAAGGACATCCGCGACGGCATCCCGCTCGCGATCGAGAACTATGCCTTGCTGCGCCGCCTGTGGACCGAGGACGTCGTCACCTGGGAGGGCAAGTACCGCACGCCCCTCCAGTCGTTCACGGCGACGCCGCGCCCGCTGGACGGCATACCCCCGTTCGTCTGGCACGGTTCCATCCGGAGCACGGAGATCGCCGAGCAGGCCGCCTACTACGGCGACGGCTTCTTCCACAACAACATCTTCTGGCCGATGTCGCACACCAAGCAGATGGTGGCGCTCTACCGTCGTCGCTTCGAGCACTACGGTCACGGCTCCGCGGACCAGGCCATCGTCGGGCTCGGCGGACAGGTGTTCATGCGAGCCAACAGCCAGGACGCGGTGCGCGAGTTCCGCCCCTACTTCGACAACGCGCCCGTCTACGGACACGGCCCCTCCCTCGAGGAGTTCACCCGCGAGACACCGCTCACCGTGGGCTCGCCACAGCAGGTCATCGAGCGGTATGCCGCGATGGCCGACTCCGTCGGCGACTACCAGCGCCAGCTGTTCCTCCTCGACCACGCAGGACTCCCCCACCGCACCGTGATGGAGCAGGTCGAGATCCTCGGCACCGAGGTCGTGCCCGAGCTGCGCAAGATCGCCGCGGCTCGCAAGCCGGCCCACGTGCCTGACGCACCCACTCACGCCAGCCGTCTGGCCGCATCGAAAGTGGAGGTGACCCGATGA
- a CDS encoding aminotransferase class IV encodes MSEVRVWVNGRLTGPDEPSISALDHGVTVGDGAFETAKVDRGRVFAATRHARRLDRTLAGLGLPPADHDYIAEGAKAVLAAGAEIEFGRLRYSVTGGAGPLGSDRDDSPLTYIVTAGSQPRPPASASVAVAPWTRNERSAVAGLKTTSYAENVVALAYAKERGAIEAVFANTRGELCECTGSNVFVVVDGAILTPPLDSGCLAGITREVTIEWCREDGMDVREQALPLDVLREADEVFITSSTKDVLAIHGVDDRSLEPGPVTARAAAVFARLGAERLDP; translated from the coding sequence ATGAGCGAGGTCAGGGTGTGGGTCAACGGTCGGCTGACCGGACCGGACGAGCCGTCCATCTCGGCTCTCGACCACGGGGTGACGGTGGGCGACGGAGCCTTCGAGACCGCCAAGGTCGACCGCGGACGCGTGTTCGCGGCCACCCGGCACGCCCGTCGGCTGGACCGGACCCTCGCCGGCCTGGGTCTGCCGCCGGCCGACCACGACTACATCGCCGAGGGAGCCAAGGCCGTCCTGGCGGCCGGTGCCGAGATCGAGTTCGGCAGGTTGCGCTACTCCGTGACAGGGGGAGCCGGACCGCTGGGCTCGGACCGTGACGACAGCCCGCTCACCTACATCGTGACGGCCGGTTCGCAGCCGCGACCGCCCGCCAGTGCCTCGGTGGCGGTGGCGCCCTGGACCCGCAACGAGCGGTCCGCGGTGGCCGGTCTCAAGACGACCTCGTATGCCGAGAACGTGGTCGCCCTCGCCTACGCCAAGGAGCGTGGCGCGATCGAGGCCGTCTTCGCCAACACCCGGGGCGAGCTGTGTGAGTGCACCGGTTCGAACGTCTTCGTCGTCGTGGACGGGGCGATCCTCACCCCGCCGCTCGACTCGGGCTGTCTCGCAGGAATCACCCGCGAGGTCACCATCGAGTGGTGCCGCGAGGACGGCATGGACGTGCGGGAGCAGGCTCTGCCGCTCGACGTGCTGCGCGAGGCCGACGAGGTCTTCATCACGAGTAGCACCAAGGACGTGCTGGCCATCCACGGGGTCGACGACCGCTCGCTGGAGCCCGGCCCGGTCACGGCCAGGGCCGCTGCCGTCTTCGCCCGCCTGGGGGCCGAACGGCTGGACCCGTGA
- a CDS encoding ribonucleotide-diphosphate reductase subunit beta produces MTIDQTTTTVATDHTETRMLLDPGMNLTLRPMRYPHFYERYRDAIKNTWTVEEVDLHTDLKDLQRLTDAERHLVGRLVAFFATGDTIVANNLVLNLYQHINSPEGRLYLSRQLFEEAVHVQFYLTLLDTYVPDEEQRREAFAAVDNIASIKDKADFCFRWIDSVFDLDKLETRDHRRAFLLNVICFAACIEGLFFYGAFAYVYFLRSRGLLNGLASGTNWVFRDESMHMAFAFDVVETVRREEPDLFDDELAAQVRAMMRDAVDAEAQFAQDLLGGGVAGLSVADMRTYLESVADRRLEQLGLEPEYGSTNPLAFMELQDVQELSNFFERRVSAYQVGVSGSVAFNEEF; encoded by the coding sequence GTGACCATCGACCAGACCACCACGACCGTCGCGACCGACCACACCGAGACCCGGATGCTGCTCGACCCGGGGATGAACCTGACCCTGCGGCCGATGCGCTACCCGCACTTCTACGAGCGCTACCGCGACGCCATCAAGAACACCTGGACCGTCGAGGAGGTCGACCTGCACACCGACCTCAAGGACCTCCAGCGGCTGACCGACGCCGAGCGGCACCTCGTCGGGCGGCTGGTTGCGTTCTTCGCCACCGGCGACACCATCGTGGCCAACAACCTGGTGCTGAACCTCTACCAGCACATCAACTCGCCCGAGGGACGGCTCTACCTCAGCCGGCAGCTGTTCGAGGAAGCCGTGCACGTGCAGTTCTACCTCACGCTGCTCGACACCTACGTGCCCGACGAAGAGCAACGGCGCGAGGCGTTCGCCGCGGTCGACAACATCGCCTCGATCAAGGACAAGGCCGACTTCTGCTTCCGCTGGATCGACTCGGTGTTCGACCTCGACAAGCTGGAGACCCGAGACCACCGAAGGGCGTTCCTGCTCAACGTGATCTGCTTCGCGGCGTGCATCGAGGGGCTGTTCTTCTACGGCGCCTTCGCCTACGTGTACTTCCTGCGGTCACGCGGACTGCTCAACGGGCTGGCGAGCGGCACCAACTGGGTCTTCCGCGACGAGTCCATGCACATGGCGTTCGCGTTCGACGTCGTGGAGACGGTGCGGCGTGAGGAGCCCGACCTGTTCGACGACGAGCTCGCCGCCCAGGTGCGGGCCATGATGCGCGACGCGGTCGACGCCGAGGCACAGTTCGCGCAGGACCTGCTCGGGGGAGGCGTGGCCGGCCTCTCCGTCGCCGACATGCGGACCTACCTGGAGTCGGTCGCCGATCGTCGGCTCGAGCAGCTCGGGCTCGAGCCCGAGTACGGGTCCACGAACCCACTCGCGTTCATGGAGCTGCAGGACGTCCAGGAGCTGTCGAACTTCTTCGAGCGTCGCGTCTCGGCCTACCAGGTCGGGGTGTCCGGCTCGGTCGCCTTCAACGAGGAGTTCTAG